GCCAGATTGAGTTTTTACGACCCCAGTTCACCACATCATGCATGGCATGCTCGAGCTTGCCCATGTAAACGCTGCGGTTAATCTCTTGTTCGAGGGGATCGGTTACGATCTCCTGCTTTTGCAGGGGGTAACGGTCATTCTCACCGTTGGGGTCTATGCGGGTGAGCGTATAGTCCATCTTATTGCCTCGCTATTACTGCGTATGACGGTTAGTGAGACTGTCTGTTTCCGGGTTGATTTTCTCACGACGCGAACGCGCAGGAGTCCAATCCAGAGCGCCAATACGCACCAGATAAACCAGACCAGCCAGTAGCACTAAAATGAAAATTGCGGCCTCGACGAAGCCAATCCAGCCGCTTTCACGGATAGAAGTTGACCACGCGTAGAGATACAAGGCTTCCACGTCAAAGATAACGAAGAACATGGCGACCAGGTAAAACTTGGCGGAGAGACGTAGACGCGCCGTACCAACGGAGTCGATGCCCGACTCGAATGGGGTGTTTTTGTGCCGTGCCTTAGCTCTTCCGCCAAGGAACCAGCCCCCGACAAGCATCAAACAGCACAGGCCAATGGCGACAATAAGAAAGACAGCGAACGCCCAGTGATGAGCGATAACTTCAGTGGATGTTGACATACTCATTGCTTACTCATCAAAAGTGACGCCAAAATCTCTGCTCTTGTTGGCAGATGAACGCCACATCGATTCATGGGGAGGAACAATCAACCGTACAATAACTACCGGAAATAATGCGTAGGCAGCCAATTGATGGGGTTTTTTACTCCTTTCTATAACCTTTTGTCAACTTTAACAAAAGTATCCACACATTAATTTACACCGACAGCAATTCATTAACATTTAATGCGTTAAAACTCATCAACACTCGCGTAAAGACCAGATTTAGATGAGGGTGAATCGTGTCCGTTCCGTGTGAAAAAATAAACAGCCCCTATATTTTGGCAGGAAATCACAACTATTCCTCCCCCCAAGAGGGAGTATTTTCTTGATCTGAGACACGCTTTTGTTAATCCACTTCAAAAAGAAGCAACATTGTTATTCGTTTTTTAACATTACCTGGCCATTGCGCGAAGTTTTTGCACATAAAACGAACAAAATTGGATACACAGCCAATACATTGAATTTGTTATAAAAGATGGAAGAGACCGTGATTTAATGAAAATCAGGTATAAAAAACGGGCCATTGGTGTAAAAAAAACCACCAACGGCCCATTTTCAGTCTTTAATATTTTGTTACCAACTAGTCAACCGACTGCTACTCAAAATCCCCTTCGACCAGCAGCGTGTCGTCCCCTTCGGTTCCCGCCGTGTTGTAGCGGTAAGGATTCTCCGGCGTCGCCAGTGCGCTGAATATCGCCTGTGCCAGCTCATTACCGCTTTCAGGGTTTTTACACAGCAGATATTGGGTTTCAGGTAACACCGGCAGCCCTTCGGAAGCTCCCAGGACACGAAGCTCCGGGCTCATCATTTCAACCGGTCTGGCAGTCACGCCCAACCCTGCTTTGACCGCTGCCCGCACGGCGGCAAGCGTGGAGGCGACATAAGAAATACGCCATGGCGTCTGGCTGGCATCAAGATGTTCTAGCATCATATCGCGGTACGGACTTGGGTCGTCCAGCATCACCAGCGGCAACGCTTCTCCACTCTGGAACACATAATCAGCGGCGCAGTACCACAAGGTGGGCGAGGTGCGCAGGACAATGGCATCAAAGTTAGAGGGGTTTGATGTCGTCACCACCAGATCGACCTCATGCTGATTGAGCATTTCGATCATGAACGGATTGCGTTTGACCCTGACGTCCAGCGCCAGCTTGGGGTAAACCGAACTGATGCGATTTAACAGGAACGGCAAGATGGTGTCCGCCGTTTCATCAGAGGCGCCAAGAGTAAGCGACCCTTGCAGATTGTTAAACATCAGGGAAGAGCACGCTTCATCATTGAAGCGAAGGATTTTACGCGCATAACCCAGCAGCTGAATGCCGTGCTCGGTGAGCAGTTTATTACGGCCATGTCGGGCAAAAAGTTCTTTCCCGACTAATTGCTCAAGGCGCTGCATCTGTTGGCTAACAGCGGATTGAGTGCGGCATACTGCAGCGGCGGCGGCAGCAAAAGTATTGAGATCGGCGACCGCAACGAATGTCCTCAGCAGATCGAGGTCGAGGTTCAGTATCGGACGATTTGCGTTAATCATAATTTGTTCACTAATAGGTTGCTCTTTCGAGTCTGCCCTGGTTGTATTGCTATGATTTATCAAAGAGATAAAGCAATTCCTTTTACCGAATGTCTCCGGTAGTCGTGGCCGCATACGTTAGCGACGCTTCTGTTTGTTATTTTTGTATTCCCGGACATGTCACAATTATCTGAAACATGACCTATCGGGATATTATGCAGGTCAAGATAAGAGAAAAACCACTAACTCATCGTACCAGTTAGCTATTTTAAAACTGAGTTATAAAGCTAAATCAGCTTCGAGAAACGACTTTTAATAAGCTTTTATATGATTATTTAACGGGTTGAAACACAGCGGAAGGCATAAACCGGCCAAACCACGCAACCAGTTGAATAATAATAGAAATATTTTAAAACACCGATAAAACCACGGTACTGCGGCGCTTATCGACTTCTAAAACCTACCATTTTTCGTAGTCCATCTTACAGTAAAACAGTATGTTTTATAACACTTATTACGAATTATCTGATCTCATTCTCTTTTTGTGGTTTCCACCTTGTTGATTATTTACAGCGTTTTTTGAACTCACCCGCAAGCCATAATAAAAGACGCTTAATTATTGCCGAGGTATTTATCTATTACATTGCTCAATCTTTTGATATACATCTCTTTAACTACCTCGTGATTAATCCCTTAATGTTTCGGCCATGAATATTAATTTTTCCTTATGTTTAGCGACAACACCTTTACATCCACAGAACCTCTCGCTTAGTACAGAGCACTAAGCAGAGAATAGCATCACACCAAAACTATAACGTGGATTTTTAATCTTCCATAAAATAAATATGCAGTTTATTTCACTATCAATGTTTTTAAGGGCGCATTGCGACTTATACATTGTGCTGAAAAGATAAATGGCGTTTCTTCAAGCCTCATCCTTCAAATCTTGCTGCAGCAGGAGTACATTGTGGCGGTGCGCTTCCACGGCAGGACGCGAAATTAACAACAAAGGTCGAAGCTTCATGTCCCCCATCGAAAAATCCAGCAAACTTGATAATGTCTGTTATGACATCCGTGGCCCGGTACTCAAAGAGGCAAAACGCCTCGAAGAAGAAGGCAACAAAGTGCTTAAACTCAACATCGGTAACCCCGCGCCGTTCGGTTTCGAAGCGCCGGATGAGATCCTTGTTGATGTGATCCGTAATCTTCCGACAGCCCAGGGATATTGCGATTCTAAAGGGCTGTTTTCTGCCCGTAAGGCCATCATGCAGCACTATCAGGCTCGTGGGATGCGGGATGTCACTACGGAAGATATCTACATCGGTAACGGCGTTTCCGAGCTGATTGTCCAGTCAATGCAGGCGCTGCTTAACAGCGGGGATGAAATGCTGGTTCCCGCGCCGGACTACCCGCTTTGGACAGCCGCGGTTTCCTTGTCGAGCGGTAAAGCGGTGCATTATCTGTGTGACGAGAGCTCAGACTGGTTCCCGGATCTGGACGATATCCGCGCTAAAATCACTCCGCGCACTCGCGGCATTGTGATTATCAATCCGAACAACCCTACCGGCGCCGTTTATTCCAAAGAACTGCTGTTAGAGATTGTAGAAATTGCGCGTCAGCATAACCTGATAATCTTTGCCGATGAGATCTACGACAAAATTCTCTATGACGACGCCGAACATCACTCGATCGCTGCCCTGGCGCCGGATCTGCTCACCATTACCTTTAACGGTCTGTCAAAAACCTACCGCGTGGCCGGTTTCCGTCAGGGTTGGATGGTACTTAACGGGCCGAAGAAACATGCGAAAGGCTATATAGAAGGTCTGGAGATGTTGGCCTCAATGCGCCTGTGCGCCAACGTCCCTGCTCAACATGCTATTCAGACCGCTCTTGGGGGCTACCAAAGCATCAGCGAATTTATTGTGCCGGGCGGCCGCCTGTACGAGCAGCGTAACCGTGCCTGGGAATTGATTAACGAAATTCCTGGTGTTTCCTGCGTTAAACCTCGCGGGGCGCTGTATATGTTCCCGAAAATTGACGCAAAACGCTTCAACATCCATGACGACCAGAAAATGGTGCTGGACTTCCTGCTGCAGGAAAAAGTGCTTCTGGTTCAGGGGACGGCATTTAACTGGCCGTGGCCGGATCACGTCCGTATTGTTACGCTGCCGCGCATTGATGACCTGGAAATGTCGATAGCCAAACTGGGTCGTTTCCTCGGCCACTATCATCAGTAAGCCATTCGGGGGCATTTGCAATGTCCCCCTTCTCCCCTCACAATGACGTCACCGAGTTGTAACCGCGAGAACGTCATGAGTCAGAGTCATTTCTTCGCCCATCTCTCCCGCCTGAAACTGATCAACCGCTGGCCGCTGATGCGCAATGTCCGCACCGAGAACGTGTCTGAACACAGTTTGCAGGTCGCCATGGTTGCCCACGCGCTCGCCGCCATCAAAAATCGCAAGTTTAACGGCAGCGTGAATGCCGAGCGTATCGCGCTACTGGCGATGTATCACGACGCCAGCGAAGTGCTGACCGGGGATTTACCCACGCCGGTAAAATACTTCAATTCGCAAATCGCGCATGAATACAAAGCCATTGAAAAGATTGCGCAGCAGAAGCTGATCGAAATGGTGCCGGAAGAACTTCGCGATATCTGGGCTCCACTGATTGACGAGCACAGCTACAGTGAAGAAGAAAAAGCGCTGGTGAAACAGGCAGATGCGCTGTGCGCTTACCTGAAATGCCTGGAGGAGCTTTCCGCCGGGAATAATGAGTTTTCGCTGGCTAAAAGTCGCCTGGAAAAAACGCTGGCCGACCGGCACAGCCCGGAGATGGATTATTTTATGCAGGTCTTCGTACCGAGCTTCCAGCTTTCGCTGGATGAAATCAGCCAGGATTCGCCGCTTTAAAGGCTTCCCCCTCCCCCTTTTGGGGCGAGGGGAGCTATCAGAACGGGAACAGCATCGGCACCATCACAACGCTCACGATCATCACAATGATAGTAAACGGCACGCCGAGCTTCACGAAGTCGCTGAACTTATAGTTCCCGGGCCCCAGCACCAGCGTGTTCACCGGTGAAGAAACTGGCGTCATAAACGCCGCAGAAGCCGCCATCGCCACAATCATCGCAAATGGATAAGGCGACACGCCCATTGATTTAGCCGCCGCCAGTGCGATAGGAGCCATCAACACTGCCGTTGCGGTATTAGAAATAAATAACCCGATAGCCGCGCACATCACAAACAGGCATACCAGCATGATGTATGGCCCGTAACCGCCGCCAAACTCCATCAGGCCGTGCACGATCAGACTCACCCCGCCGGTTTTCTGGAGCGCCAAAGCAAAAGGCATCATCCCGACAATCAGAATAATGCTCGGCCAATGAATCGCCTTGTAGGCGCTTTCCATATCGATACAGCGGAATTTGCCCATCAACAAACAGGCAATAATCGCGGCAATTGGGTTCGGTATTTCGTCGGTCAGCATCAGCGCCACCATCAACGCCAGGCAGAAAATCGCATGGGGCGCCTGGCTGTGGGCCGGGGAAGCATCCCGCTCTTCTACCGGCAAATTAAGCACCAGGAAATCACGGCTCTGCTGCGAAAGCTGGTTAATCAGCTTCCAGTCGCCGACCACCAGTATAATGTCCCCCAACTGGATAGGTTCATCCACCAGCAATCCTTCCATGGCTTCACCCGCCCGCCGTAAGCCGACAACGTTAAGTCCGTAGCGGGTTCGGAAAGCCATCTCTCGCAAAGTCTGCCCGGTGAGCTCGGACTCGGGCAGGAGAGACACTTCTGCCATCCCCACATCCAGCGCCTGATCGGAAAAATACTCTCCGCGAAGGATCATCGGCTCCAGCATTTGCTCGCCGCAAAACTCACGTAAATCAATCTCAGAAGCCGACATGTCAATCAGCAACACATCGCGGGCGCGGAATTCCGTTCCCCCGGTCACATTGACAATCACCCGGCGGAAACGACGCCAGCGTTCGAGGCCAATCACGTTCGCACCGTAGCGTTCACGCAGCTTTAAATCGTCAAGCCGATGGCCAACCATCGGCGAGCCTGGGCGAATAGCCAACCGGCGCGCTCTCCCCGTCAGGCGATATTCTTTTATCAGATCGCGGAATGAACGGCGCTTCCAGCTCTCTTTCCCCGCCTCTTCGCCACGCCCTTTGAGCGCGAAACGCGCCACCAGCATATAAAAGATGCCCAGCACCAGCACGGCCAGGCCAATCGGCGTCACGCTAAAGAACTGGAAGCCTTCCAGCCCTTCTCGCAGCAGTTCGCTATTAATGACCAGATTAGGCGGCGTCGCGACCAGCGTCATCATGCCGCTTATCAGTCCGGCAAAGCTGAGCGGCATCATCAGCCTGGAAGGCGGGATCTTCATACGCATGGAGACGCTGAGTACCACAGGAATAAAAATGGCCACCACGCCGGTGGAGCTCATAAATGCCCCCAGCCCGGCTACCGTCACCATCAGCAGAACCAG
This Klebsiella michiganensis DNA region includes the following protein-coding sequences:
- a CDS encoding NADH:ubiquinone oxidoreductase subunit A → MSMSTSTEVIAHHWAFAVFLIVAIGLCCLMLVGGWFLGGRAKARHKNTPFESGIDSVGTARLRLSAKFYLVAMFFVIFDVEALYLYAWSTSIRESGWIGFVEAAIFILVLLAGLVYLVRIGALDWTPARSRREKINPETDSLTNRHTQ
- a CDS encoding aminotransferase (broad specificity; family IV; in Corynebacterium glutamicum this protein can use glutamate, 2-aminobutyrate, and aspartate as amino donors and pyruvate as the acceptor); this encodes MSPIEKSSKLDNVCYDIRGPVLKEAKRLEEEGNKVLKLNIGNPAPFGFEAPDEILVDVIRNLPTAQGYCDSKGLFSARKAIMQHYQARGMRDVTTEDIYIGNGVSELIVQSMQALLNSGDEMLVPAPDYPLWTAAVSLSSGKAVHYLCDESSDWFPDLDDIRAKITPRTRGIVIINPNNPTGAVYSKELLLEIVEIARQHNLIIFADEIYDKILYDDAEHHSIAALAPDLLTITFNGLSKTYRVAGFRQGWMVLNGPKKHAKGYIEGLEMLASMRLCANVPAQHAIQTALGGYQSISEFIVPGGRLYEQRNRAWELINEIPGVSCVKPRGALYMFPKIDAKRFNIHDDQKMVLDFLLQEKVLLVQGTAFNWPWPDHVRIVTLPRIDDLEMSIAKLGRFLGHYHQ
- a CDS encoding transcriptional regulator (involved in the regulation of genes involved in flagella synthesis, motility and chemotaxis) — encoded protein: MINANRPILNLDLDLLRTFVAVADLNTFAAAAAAVCRTQSAVSQQMQRLEQLVGKELFARHGRNKLLTEHGIQLLGYARKILRFNDEACSSLMFNNLQGSLTLGASDETADTILPFLLNRISSVYPKLALDVRVKRNPFMIEMLNQHEVDLVVTTSNPSNFDAIVLRTSPTLWYCAADYVFQSGEALPLVMLDDPSPYRDMMLEHLDASQTPWRISYVASTLAAVRAAVKAGLGVTARPVEMMSPELRVLGASEGLPVLPETQYLLCKNPESGNELAQAIFSALATPENPYRYNTAGTEGDDTLLVEGDFE
- a CDS encoding 5'-nucleotidase gives rise to the protein MSQSHFFAHLSRLKLINRWPLMRNVRTENVSEHSLQVAMVAHALAAIKNRKFNGSVNAERIALLAMYHDASEVLTGDLPTPVKYFNSQIAHEYKAIEKIAQQKLIEMVPEELRDIWAPLIDEHSYSEEEKALVKQADALCAYLKCLEELSAGNNEFSLAKSRLEKTLADRHSPEMDYFMQVFVPSFQLSLDEISQDSPL
- a CDS encoding citrate transporter, with protein sequence MNSELIWVLSLLAVAVLLFATGKMRMDAVALLVIVAFVLSGTLSLSEAFSGFSDPNVILIAALFIIGDGLVRTGVATKMGSWLVDVAGSSETKMLVLLMVTVAGLGAFMSSTGVVAIFIPVVLSVSMRMKIPPSRLMMPLSFAGLISGMMTLVATPPNLVINSELLREGLEGFQFFSVTPIGLAVLVLGIFYMLVARFALKGRGEEAGKESWKRRSFRDLIKEYRLTGRARRLAIRPGSPMVGHRLDDLKLRERYGANVIGLERWRRFRRVIVNVTGGTEFRARDVLLIDMSASEIDLREFCGEQMLEPMILRGEYFSDQALDVGMAEVSLLPESELTGQTLREMAFRTRYGLNVVGLRRAGEAMEGLLVDEPIQLGDIILVVGDWKLINQLSQQSRDFLVLNLPVEERDASPAHSQAPHAIFCLALMVALMLTDEIPNPIAAIIACLLMGKFRCIDMESAYKAIHWPSIILIVGMMPFALALQKTGGVSLIVHGLMEFGGGYGPYIMLVCLFVMCAAIGLFISNTATAVLMAPIALAAAKSMGVSPYPFAMIVAMAASAAFMTPVSSPVNTLVLGPGNYKFSDFVKLGVPFTIIVMIVSVVMVPMLFPF